The following proteins come from a genomic window of Acidobacteriota bacterium:
- a CDS encoding DUF4388 domain-containing protein — MSITGNLKTMQLAELLQWLSQSNKTGTLVIDSQKVTKKVYFRDGRVISSASTDEKEHLGHFLMSRGLIGETELSKAIEMQERTGMLLGKILVTIGAIDEKTLHKLLRLKAQESIYDIFTWPEGEFRFIENELPRNTMIAIDLDVTVIILEGVRRVDEWRRIREFIPTTRAIPVSVGELSEPSNPAAQKILDLIDDHRTVAEICLETHSSEFNTCKVLLDQVRKKRLKIVKPRWDGAEAGHNNNSAAIGAKALLDAAAVHLTAKRYEHSVRHLRAAGNLEPESREIKKAAEAGEARIREELEAQGIRVHSIPKLSTSLEDLTSSKITPQEGFMLTRIDGNYDIRSIIKISPLPQLDALLVFWRLHQAGHITLEEASS; from the coding sequence ATGAGCATCACCGGCAATCTCAAGACGATGCAGCTCGCCGAGCTGCTGCAATGGCTCTCCCAGAGCAACAAGACCGGTACGCTCGTCATCGACAGCCAAAAGGTCACCAAGAAGGTCTACTTCCGGGACGGACGAGTGATCTCCTCCGCCTCGACCGATGAGAAAGAGCACCTCGGCCACTTTCTGATGAGCCGTGGCCTGATCGGCGAGACCGAGCTCTCGAAGGCGATCGAGATGCAGGAGCGCACCGGCATGCTGCTGGGCAAGATCCTGGTCACCATCGGCGCCATCGACGAGAAGACCCTCCACAAGCTGCTCCGCCTCAAGGCCCAGGAGAGCATCTACGACATCTTCACCTGGCCCGAGGGAGAGTTCCGTTTCATCGAGAACGAGCTCCCCAGGAACACCATGATCGCCATCGACCTCGATGTCACGGTGATCATTCTGGAGGGCGTTCGCCGGGTCGACGAGTGGCGCCGCATCCGCGAGTTCATCCCCACCACCCGCGCCATCCCGGTATCCGTGGGCGAGCTCAGCGAGCCGAGCAATCCGGCGGCGCAGAAGATCCTCGACCTGATCGACGACCACCGCACCGTGGCCGAGATCTGCCTCGAGACCCACTCGAGTGAGTTCAATACCTGCAAGGTGCTGCTCGACCAGGTGCGCAAGAAGCGCCTCAAGATCGTCAAGCCACGCTGGGACGGTGCCGAAGCCGGACACAACAACAACTCCGCGGCGATCGGTGCCAAGGCCTTGCTCGACGCCGCCGCCGTCCACCTGACCGCCAAGCGCTACGAGCACTCGGTGCGCCATCTGCGGGCTGCCGGCAACCTCGAGCCCGAGAGCCGCGAGATCAAGAAGGCCGCCGAAGCCGGCGAGGCGCGGATCCGCGAGGAGCTCGAGGCCCAGGGCATTCGGGTGCACTCGATTCCCAAGCTGTCGACCAGCCTCGAGGATCTGACGTCGTCGAAGATCACGCCGCAGGAAGGCTTCATGCTGACCCGCATCGACGGCAACTACGACATCCGCTCGATCATCAAGATCAGTCCCCTGCCGCAGCTCGATGCGCTGCTGGTGTTCTGGCGCCTCCATCAGGCCGGCCACATCACCCTCGAAGAAGCCTCTAGCTGA